From Thermoflavifilum aggregans, a single genomic window includes:
- a CDS encoding amidophosphoribosyltransferase codes for MSDDIKHECGLAYIRLLKPFRYYQQKYGSVFYGLNKLYLLMEKQHNRGQDGAGIAAVKLHTPSGYPMLHRIRSNAPQPIPDLFQTIFREIEEVSRYQPDIQDSPELLKGHVRFMGELLLGHLRYGTQGKNHIELCHPFVRIHARPELNLAMAGNFNLINTDELFDFVGVQPDELYRRSDLAAMMEVVYYFLRQQVHTQQGESSLSLTHILCQAFSLFDGGYTAAGLIGTGDSFVIRDPYGIRPAYYYADDEIVVAASERAAIRTCFNLEEDMVRELMPGKALLVSCSGNVEEKQILPARQRKACSFERIYFSRGNDEKIYQERKKLGYTLSETVLKAIDYDLKNTIFSFIPNTAEVAFYGLIQGLEDYLNRIKVQRILSWGDQIDPEKLSELISRRVRIEKIAIKDVKLRTFIAADQGRTEMVQHVYDITYGTVRKGVDTLVVIDDSIVRGTTLRESIIKMLDRLGPRRIIIVSSAPQIRYPDCYGIDMSKLGDFVAFRAAVQLLKENQKTYILEEAYSLCKQLQRSNSLHAQNVVKQVYKPFTVEEISAQIARLITPPGTRAEVSVIYQSIENLHLSCPNNLGDWYFTGNYPTPLGNRVVNQAFMNFMEGKNERGY; via the coding sequence ATGAGTGACGATATCAAACATGAATGCGGATTGGCCTATATCAGGTTGCTGAAACCTTTTCGCTATTATCAGCAGAAATATGGTTCGGTATTTTATGGCCTGAATAAGCTCTACCTGCTCATGGAAAAACAGCACAATCGCGGGCAGGACGGAGCAGGCATTGCTGCGGTAAAGCTGCATACACCCTCGGGCTATCCTATGTTGCATCGGATTCGCAGCAATGCTCCCCAGCCTATACCGGATCTGTTTCAAACCATTTTCCGGGAAATAGAAGAAGTCTCCCGCTATCAGCCGGATATCCAGGACAGCCCTGAACTGCTGAAAGGACATGTGCGGTTTATGGGAGAATTGCTCCTGGGTCATTTGCGTTATGGTACGCAGGGGAAAAACCATATTGAACTCTGTCATCCCTTTGTGCGCATCCATGCCCGGCCTGAGCTTAACCTGGCCATGGCTGGTAATTTCAATCTGATCAACACTGACGAGCTGTTTGACTTTGTAGGGGTGCAGCCCGACGAATTGTATCGTCGCTCGGATCTAGCTGCCATGATGGAAGTGGTGTATTATTTTCTCCGTCAGCAGGTTCATACTCAACAGGGAGAATCATCATTGTCCCTCACCCATATTCTTTGCCAGGCCTTTTCTCTTTTTGACGGAGGCTATACTGCTGCCGGACTTATCGGAACAGGCGACAGCTTTGTGATTCGTGATCCTTATGGCATTCGGCCAGCCTATTATTACGCTGATGATGAAATCGTGGTTGCCGCTTCGGAACGGGCGGCGATCCGCACCTGTTTTAACCTGGAAGAAGACATGGTCAGGGAGTTGATGCCTGGCAAAGCGCTGCTGGTAAGCTGCAGTGGCAACGTGGAAGAAAAACAAATCCTACCAGCCCGCCAGCGGAAAGCTTGTAGCTTCGAACGGATTTATTTTTCCAGGGGAAATGATGAAAAAATTTATCAGGAACGGAAAAAATTAGGGTACACCCTCTCAGAGACCGTGCTGAAAGCCATTGACTATGATTTGAAGAATACCATCTTTTCATTTATACCCAATACCGCTGAAGTAGCCTTCTATGGCCTGATTCAGGGATTGGAAGATTATTTGAACCGAATCAAGGTACAACGCATCCTTTCCTGGGGCGACCAGATCGATCCGGAAAAACTGAGTGAGCTGATTTCGCGCCGGGTAAGGATTGAAAAAATTGCCATTAAGGATGTAAAACTTCGCACCTTCATCGCTGCCGATCAGGGCCGTACAGAAATGGTGCAGCATGTGTACGATATCACCTATGGCACCGTGCGGAAAGGTGTAGACACACTGGTGGTGATTGACGATTCCATTGTACGTGGTACCACCCTGAGGGAGAGTATCATTAAAATGCTTGACAGGCTGGGGCCGCGTCGGATCATTATCGTGTCTTCGGCTCCTCAGATCCGTTATCCGGACTGCTATGGCATTGATATGAGTAAACTGGGTGATTTCGTGGCCTTCAGGGCGGCTGTGCAGCTGTTGAAGGAAAATCAAAAGACTTACATTCTGGAAGAAGCCTACAGCCTTTGCAAGCAGCTCCAGCGCAGTAACAGCCTGCATGCACAGAATGTAGTGAAACAGGTTTACAAGCCCTTTACTGTAGAGGAAATTTCTGCCCAGATTGCCCGCCTGATTACGCCTCCCGGAACCCGTGCCGAAGTAAGCGTCATTTACCAGTCCATCGAAAACCTCCATCTCTCTTGCCCCAACAACCTGGGCGACTGGTATTTTACCGGCAATTATCCCACGCCGCTCGGCAACCGCGTGGTAAATCAGGCGTTCATGAATTTCATGGAGGGCAAAAACGAAAGGGGATATTAA
- the gltB gene encoding glutamate synthase large subunit, whose protein sequence is MAEEQSRRGLYSPEFEHDACGIGFVAHIKGVKSHQIIEDALTVLENMEHRGACGCENNTGDGAGILIQMPDAFLREVAMDLQIQLPPFGAYGVGMTFFPKDGKVSQECKEIIQRCADRLGIPILGYRPVPTDNTLIGETARSAEPVMEQLFVGRPTGVEDAEAFERKLFVLRNYISHTIRNTLGEEGKLFYFASFSYKTLVYKGQLTSSQLRSYFTDLRDPRVVSAFGLIHSRFATNTFPSWKLAQPFRYIAHNGEINTLKGNLNWLRSNEANMRSKYFTREEMEMLLPIVEEGLSDSGCLDNMIELLTLAGRSLPHVMMMLIPEAWDGHEEMDPLKKAFYEYHASIMEPWDGPASISFTDGQIIGATLDRNGLRPSRYVVTRDDRVIMASEAGVLPVDPELVVEKGRLQPGKMFIVDLQKGRIISDEELKRDICSRQPYSEWLNKYKIRLEELPEPRVVFTELQHDAIFKYQQVFGYTSEDLEKVIAPMATEGKEPVGSMGSDIPLAVLSDQPQHLSSYFKQLFAQVTNPPIDPIRERLVMSLATYVGNSGNLLEEDPMHCHTVALKHPVLTDIELEKLRSIDTGMFQAKTLQTYFRADGKPGSLEKGLQRLCRYAVDAVEDGFEVLVLSDRAIDSEHAAIPSLLAVSAVHHHLIRKGYRSQVGLVVEAGDIWEVHHFACLLGFGATAINPYLAFATIRDMKESGKLQTDLSTEELIQNYIHAVNEGLLKVFSKMGISTLQSYQGAQIFEILGINQSVVDKYFTGAISRIQGMGLDDIARETLAKHWMGFSRKEIPVQRLLTGGVYQWKRKGEFHLFNPQTVHLLQHATRTGSYEVYKKYARLINDQSEKACTLRSLFTFRKTRPSVPIEEVEPAENIYRRFATGAMSFGSISYEAHTTLAIAMNRLGGKSNTGEGGEDDSRYDPLPNGDSARSAIKQVASARFGVTSYYLTNADELQIKMAQGAKPGEGGQLPGHKVDEWIARVRHSTPGVGLISPPPHHDIYSIEDLAQLIFDLKNANPEARISVKLVSKAGVGTIAAGVTKAHADVVLISGHDGGTGASPISSIRHAGLPWELGLAETHQTLVRNKLRSRVIVQTDGQIRTGRDVAIAALLGAEEWGIATAALVAEGCILMRKCHLNTCPVGVATQDPVLRERFTGKPEYVENLFRFITQELREIMAELGFRTVDEMIGHTECLAVREDIHHWKYKKLDLSPILQKPDIEGQPPLYCCEKQDHGLSGVLDWKLIEVAKPALEQGSAVRAEFPIKNTDRTTGTMLSHEITKRYKKEGLPEDTIWLKFRGSAGQSFGAFAAPGLTMELEGEANDYFGKGLSGAKLILYPDRQSRFVPEENIIIGNVAFYGATSGEAYIRGKAGERFCVRNSGLYAVVEGVGDHGCEYMTGGRVVILGETGRNFAAGMSGGIAYVYDVNNLLPQRYNPEMVDLDPLEEEDETLLHRLISRHYQYTRSKVAEFVLNDWENQLRNFVKVFPKDYKKALQQQKQKAATGLAGANQPLPGQKG, encoded by the coding sequence ATGGCAGAAGAACAGTCCAGAAGGGGCTTATACTCGCCGGAATTCGAGCATGATGCTTGCGGGATAGGATTTGTAGCCCATATCAAGGGGGTAAAATCGCATCAGATCATAGAAGATGCACTCACCGTCCTCGAAAATATGGAGCATCGGGGTGCTTGTGGTTGCGAAAACAACACCGGCGATGGTGCCGGTATTTTGATTCAGATGCCCGATGCCTTTTTGCGGGAAGTTGCGATGGATTTGCAAATCCAGTTACCTCCGTTTGGGGCCTATGGGGTGGGTATGACCTTTTTTCCGAAAGATGGTAAGGTCAGCCAGGAGTGTAAGGAAATCATTCAGCGTTGTGCTGACAGGCTGGGCATTCCTATTCTGGGCTACCGGCCCGTACCAACGGATAACACCCTGATTGGTGAAACGGCACGCAGTGCCGAGCCGGTTATGGAACAGCTTTTTGTAGGCAGGCCCACAGGTGTGGAAGATGCTGAAGCATTCGAACGGAAGCTGTTTGTGCTGAGAAACTATATTTCGCATACCATCCGGAACACCTTGGGTGAAGAGGGTAAACTGTTTTATTTTGCTTCCTTTTCCTACAAAACCCTGGTATACAAGGGCCAGCTTACTTCATCGCAGCTCAGAAGCTATTTTACCGATTTACGCGATCCGCGCGTGGTATCGGCTTTCGGGCTGATTCATTCCCGCTTTGCCACCAATACCTTTCCATCCTGGAAGCTGGCGCAGCCTTTCCGCTATATCGCCCATAATGGTGAAATCAATACCCTGAAGGGCAACCTCAACTGGCTGCGGAGCAACGAAGCGAACATGCGGTCAAAGTATTTCACCCGGGAAGAAATGGAAATGCTTTTACCTATTGTGGAAGAGGGGCTTTCCGATTCCGGGTGCCTGGATAACATGATTGAATTGCTTACGCTGGCGGGCCGTTCGCTGCCTCATGTGATGATGATGTTGATTCCTGAGGCCTGGGACGGTCATGAAGAAATGGATCCGCTCAAGAAAGCGTTTTATGAATACCACGCCTCCATCATGGAGCCATGGGATGGCCCGGCTTCTATTTCATTTACCGATGGTCAGATCATTGGGGCTACGCTCGACAGAAACGGGTTGAGGCCTTCGCGTTATGTAGTAACCCGTGACGACCGGGTCATCATGGCTTCTGAAGCCGGGGTATTGCCCGTGGATCCGGAACTTGTAGTAGAAAAGGGACGTTTGCAGCCGGGGAAAATGTTTATAGTGGATTTGCAGAAAGGTCGTATTATCAGCGATGAGGAGCTAAAACGCGATATTTGTTCACGCCAACCCTACAGTGAATGGCTGAATAAGTATAAAATCCGCCTGGAAGAATTGCCTGAACCCAGGGTCGTATTTACCGAACTGCAACACGACGCTATTTTTAAATATCAGCAAGTATTTGGTTATACCAGCGAAGACCTGGAAAAAGTTATCGCTCCCATGGCTACCGAAGGCAAGGAACCGGTAGGGTCTATGGGATCGGATATTCCGTTGGCAGTATTGTCAGACCAACCCCAGCACCTGAGCAGTTATTTCAAGCAACTGTTTGCGCAGGTTACCAACCCTCCCATTGATCCTATCCGGGAACGGCTGGTGATGAGCCTGGCTACTTATGTGGGCAACAGCGGCAATCTGCTGGAAGAAGATCCCATGCATTGCCATACGGTAGCACTCAAGCATCCGGTGCTGACCGATATTGAGCTGGAAAAATTGCGAAGCATTGATACGGGCATGTTCCAGGCCAAAACCCTGCAAACCTATTTCCGTGCCGATGGTAAACCGGGTTCTTTGGAAAAAGGTCTGCAGCGGCTGTGTCGCTATGCGGTAGATGCCGTGGAAGACGGTTTTGAAGTACTGGTGCTTTCTGACAGGGCGATTGATTCCGAGCATGCCGCTATTCCTTCCCTGCTTGCCGTTTCGGCTGTTCATCATCATCTGATCCGCAAAGGTTACCGCAGTCAGGTAGGCCTTGTGGTGGAAGCCGGCGATATCTGGGAGGTACATCATTTTGCCTGTCTGCTGGGATTTGGTGCAACGGCCATCAATCCCTATCTGGCTTTCGCCACCATCCGCGATATGAAGGAATCCGGCAAGCTGCAAACCGATTTGTCGACAGAAGAACTGATTCAGAATTATATCCATGCCGTAAATGAAGGCCTGCTGAAGGTGTTTTCCAAAATGGGCATTTCCACCCTGCAATCCTATCAGGGGGCACAGATTTTTGAAATCCTGGGTATCAACCAGTCGGTGGTTGACAAGTATTTCACCGGTGCCATTTCCCGGATTCAGGGCATGGGGCTGGATGATATCGCCCGGGAAACGCTGGCCAAACACTGGATGGGATTTTCCAGAAAAGAAATTCCCGTGCAGCGTCTCCTTACCGGAGGGGTCTATCAATGGAAACGAAAAGGTGAGTTCCACCTGTTCAATCCCCAGACAGTTCACCTGCTGCAGCATGCAACCCGCACGGGCAGCTATGAGGTGTATAAAAAATACGCCAGGTTGATCAACGACCAGAGCGAAAAAGCCTGTACGTTACGCAGCCTGTTTACTTTCAGGAAAACCAGGCCTTCTGTTCCCATCGAAGAAGTGGAGCCTGCGGAAAATATTTATCGCCGGTTTGCCACGGGTGCTATGAGTTTTGGATCCATATCCTACGAAGCCCATACTACTTTGGCTATTGCCATGAACCGACTGGGCGGGAAAAGCAATACCGGAGAAGGCGGAGAAGACGATTCGCGCTATGATCCCCTACCCAATGGCGACAGTGCCCGGTCAGCCATCAAACAGGTGGCTTCGGCCCGCTTTGGGGTAACCAGTTATTATCTCACCAACGCCGATGAACTGCAAATCAAAATGGCACAGGGTGCCAAGCCTGGGGAAGGAGGCCAGCTGCCTGGCCATAAGGTAGATGAATGGATTGCACGGGTGAGACATTCTACACCGGGCGTGGGATTGATTTCGCCTCCCCCGCATCACGATATTTATTCCATTGAAGATCTGGCCCAGCTGATTTTTGATCTGAAAAATGCCAATCCTGAGGCCCGGATCAGCGTGAAGCTGGTTTCCAAAGCCGGCGTAGGTACCATTGCCGCTGGTGTAACCAAAGCCCATGCCGATGTGGTGCTGATTTCAGGGCATGATGGTGGAACCGGAGCATCGCCTATCAGCTCCATCCGTCATGCGGGACTACCCTGGGAACTGGGCCTGGCCGAAACCCATCAAACATTGGTCAGAAACAAACTGCGCAGCCGGGTTATCGTCCAGACTGACGGGCAGATCCGTACCGGCCGCGACGTGGCTATCGCAGCCCTGCTGGGTGCCGAAGAATGGGGCATCGCTACAGCTGCGCTTGTGGCCGAAGGTTGTATCCTGATGCGGAAATGTCATTTGAATACCTGTCCGGTGGGAGTAGCTACCCAGGATCCTGTGCTTCGCGAAAGATTCACCGGGAAACCAGAGTATGTGGAAAATCTCTTCAGATTCATTACACAGGAACTCCGGGAAATCATGGCCGAACTGGGCTTCCGGACAGTTGATGAAATGATTGGTCATACTGAATGCCTGGCTGTGCGGGAAGATATCCATCACTGGAAATATAAAAAGCTGGATCTTTCCCCCATCCTCCAAAAACCGGATATTGAGGGGCAACCCCCCTTGTATTGCTGTGAAAAACAGGATCATGGATTGAGTGGGGTGCTTGATTGGAAATTGATTGAAGTGGCCAAACCGGCTCTGGAACAGGGCTCCGCCGTGCGTGCAGAATTTCCCATCAAAAATACAGATCGTACCACCGGCACCATGCTCTCCCATGAGATTACCAAACGGTATAAAAAAGAAGGTTTGCCGGAAGACACCATCTGGTTGAAATTCCGTGGATCGGCCGGGCAGAGCTTTGGAGCCTTTGCCGCTCCGGGCCTCACCATGGAGCTGGAAGGTGAAGCCAACGATTATTTTGGCAAAGGATTGAGCGGTGCCAAACTGATTCTTTATCCCGACCGGCAAAGCCGTTTTGTACCGGAGGAAAACATAATTATCGGCAATGTGGCCTTCTATGGTGCCACATCTGGTGAGGCCTATATCCGCGGCAAAGCCGGAGAGCGCTTCTGTGTACGTAACTCCGGGCTGTATGCAGTAGTGGAAGGCGTAGGCGATCATGGCTGTGAATACATGACAGGTGGCCGTGTAGTGATTCTGGGTGAAACAGGACGAAATTTTGCCGCGGGTATGAGTGGCGGTATTGCCTATGTGTATGATGTGAATAACCTGCTGCCACAGCGGTATAACCCGGAGATGGTGGATCTGGATCCGCTAGAGGAAGAAGATGAAACTTTGCTCCATCGCCTGATCAGCCGGCATTACCAGTATACCCGGAGCAAAGTTGCTGAATTTGTACTGAACGACTGGGAAAACCAGTTGAGGAATTTCGTAAAGGTATTTCCAAAAGATTACAAAAAAGCTTTGCAACAACAGAAACAAAAGGCTGCCACCGGCCTGGCCGGGGCCAATCAGCCCCTGCCCGGACAAAAGGGCTGA
- a CDS encoding glutamate synthase subunit beta has translation MGKITGFLEYTRELPPKADPKERIQHFREFVARFTEEKLNQQAARCMNCGIPFCHSSYGCPLGNVIPEFNDAVYRKNWVEAYEILSSTNNFPEFTGRICPAPCESACVLGINQPPVTIEEIEKHIIEIAYEKGLVKPRIPRLRTGKKVAVVGSGPAGLAAAAQLNYAGHQVTVFERDDAPGGLLRYGIPDFKLEKWVVDRRIRLMQEEGVVFVCNAHVGVNVPINELLEEYDAIVLAGGSTVPRDLPVPGRELKGIHFAMEFLKQQNKRVSRKPIQGEEILATGKNVIIIGGGDTGSDCLGTSLRQKAASVTQFELLPQPPAARTPFMPWPTYPMILKTSTSHEEGGKRHWAIATKAFLGDENGRLRALQVVDLKWSLNEEQRPVRFEEIPGSQREIPADLVLLAMGFVHPEHTIVDQLGIEKDERGNVKASEKDYRTSVEKIFAAGDMRRGQSLVVWAISEGRECARQVDEYLMGYSLLERKDHSLLELCA, from the coding sequence ATGGGAAAGATTACCGGATTTCTGGAATATACTCGAGAGTTGCCTCCCAAGGCTGATCCGAAAGAGCGGATTCAACACTTCAGGGAGTTTGTAGCTCGTTTTACCGAGGAAAAACTCAACCAGCAGGCCGCACGTTGCATGAATTGTGGTATTCCCTTCTGCCACAGCTCCTATGGCTGTCCGCTGGGAAATGTGATTCCGGAGTTCAACGATGCGGTGTATCGGAAGAACTGGGTGGAAGCTTATGAAATCCTGAGCAGTACGAATAATTTTCCGGAATTCACCGGTCGCATCTGTCCGGCCCCTTGTGAGAGCGCATGTGTGCTGGGCATCAACCAGCCACCGGTAACTATTGAAGAGATTGAAAAACACATCATTGAGATTGCCTATGAAAAAGGACTGGTAAAGCCCCGCATACCCCGGTTGCGTACAGGCAAAAAAGTGGCTGTCGTGGGTTCCGGTCCGGCCGGACTGGCAGCAGCAGCGCAGCTAAATTACGCCGGTCATCAGGTTACTGTTTTTGAACGGGATGATGCGCCGGGTGGTTTGTTGCGGTATGGCATTCCGGATTTTAAGCTGGAAAAATGGGTGGTGGATCGCCGCATTCGCCTGATGCAGGAAGAGGGGGTAGTGTTTGTGTGCAATGCCCATGTGGGAGTGAATGTGCCTATCAATGAATTGCTTGAAGAATATGATGCAATTGTACTGGCTGGAGGTTCAACTGTACCCCGGGATCTGCCTGTACCGGGGCGTGAGCTAAAGGGTATTCATTTTGCCATGGAATTTTTGAAACAACAAAATAAAAGGGTAAGCCGCAAACCCATCCAGGGAGAAGAAATCCTGGCAACAGGGAAAAACGTGATTATCATTGGCGGCGGGGACACCGGATCGGATTGTCTGGGTACTTCCCTGCGGCAGAAAGCGGCTTCCGTCACCCAATTTGAATTACTTCCGCAGCCACCGGCCGCCCGCACACCTTTCATGCCTTGGCCTACCTATCCTATGATATTGAAAACCTCTACCTCGCATGAAGAAGGGGGCAAACGCCATTGGGCTATAGCTACCAAGGCATTTCTGGGTGATGAAAACGGACGTTTGCGCGCCCTGCAAGTGGTGGATCTGAAATGGAGTCTGAATGAAGAACAACGCCCGGTGCGTTTTGAAGAAATACCCGGTTCGCAACGGGAAATTCCCGCTGATCTGGTGCTGCTGGCAATGGGTTTTGTGCATCCCGAACATACGATAGTGGATCAGCTAGGTATAGAAAAAGATGAACGAGGCAATGTAAAGGCATCTGAAAAAGATTACAGGACTTCTGTGGAAAAAATATTCGCAGCCGGGGATATGCGGCGGGGGCAATCGCTGGTGGTTTGGGCTATTTCAGAAGGACGTGAATGTGCCCGCCAGGTAGATGAATATTTGATGGGGTATTCCTTGCTGGAAAGGAAAGATCATTCCTTGCTGGAGCTTTGTGCATAA
- a CDS encoding DUF2480 family protein, with translation MEEIVNRIAQSGLVTIDLADYFPSPDEIAILDIKDYLFQGLILREKDYRQALEQQDWRAFQNRYAGITCSADAIIPLWAYMLPVKHLQGVAREIYPGDFDSVRLQVALDRIRALPVENFQGQRVLVKGCGDEQIPSSLYLAITQKLLPHVKSLMYGEACSHIPIYKQKG, from the coding sequence ATGGAAGAGATTGTCAACCGCATAGCACAAAGTGGACTGGTTACCATTGACCTGGCCGATTATTTTCCTTCTCCTGATGAAATTGCCATCCTGGACATCAAAGATTATCTGTTTCAAGGACTGATATTGCGTGAAAAGGACTACCGGCAGGCTCTTGAGCAGCAAGACTGGCGTGCATTTCAGAATCGTTATGCCGGGATTACCTGCAGCGCAGATGCCATCATTCCGCTTTGGGCTTACATGCTCCCAGTGAAACACCTGCAAGGGGTAGCCCGTGAAATTTACCCTGGTGATTTTGATTCCGTTCGGCTGCAGGTAGCGCTGGATCGCATTCGGGCATTGCCGGTTGAAAATTTTCAAGGTCAGCGGGTATTGGTTAAAGGTTGCGGTGATGAGCAGATTCCTTCCTCATTATATCTGGCCATTACCCAAAAGTTACTGCCTCATGTAAAAAGCCTCATGTATGGAGAAGCATGCAGCCACATCCCGATTTACAAACAAAAGGGATAG
- a CDS encoding M1 family metallopeptidase: MKHLSHFSFWIMGILICQVSFAQQSYDPLALFNPFFYTHNGNVYRSADGSPGPQYWQNRADYEIHATLSEKDTTITGEVTIHYRNNSPDSLGFLWLQLDQNLFAPDSRGAATTPVGGDRFDVKGFKRGGYHIHQVSIIYHGKKQTVQPIISDTRMQIRLGQPVKPRGDSITIQVSYDFAIPEYGADRMGRLYTKNGVVYEIAQWYPRMEVYDDVMGWNTLPYMGLGEFYCEYGNFDYYITAPADMIVVGSGDLMNPEQVLTRTEIERLQKAWQSDSTVMIIRENEIGKPETRPVHSGNLTWHFRMLNTRDVSWAASKAFMWDAARVNLPSGRKALAQSVYPVESAGAHAYGRSTEYLKHSIEIYSKAYYEYPWNSAVSVAGVALGMEYPGIIFCRHDLQDGELWGDITHEIGHNWFPMIVGSNERRYMWQDEGFNTFINEYATRMFNHGEYYNAADHPALYLARAMQREQDPLMTPPEAMSLNEYGLYYSKTALALDILRDWVLGPQRFDYAFRTYIQRWAFKHPQPEDFFRTMENAGGEDLGWFWKEWFYTTWTLDQAVDTVIYANNDPSKGCYITLSNRDRMALPVLIRIEETNGQSHFLQLPVEIWQRGGKWTFFYPTTSRVKSVILDPDDQFPDVDRSNNQWPR, from the coding sequence ATGAAACATCTAAGCCACTTTTCTTTTTGGATCATGGGCATCCTGATCTGCCAGGTAAGCTTTGCCCAGCAATCGTACGATCCCCTTGCCTTGTTTAATCCGTTTTTTTACACCCATAATGGCAATGTGTACCGCAGTGCCGATGGTTCTCCCGGCCCGCAGTACTGGCAAAACCGGGCTGATTATGAAATACATGCCACATTGAGTGAAAAAGATACCACCATCACGGGAGAAGTAACTATTCATTACCGCAACAACAGCCCGGATTCTCTTGGATTTCTGTGGCTGCAGCTGGATCAGAATCTGTTTGCTCCCGATTCAAGAGGAGCTGCTACCACTCCGGTTGGTGGCGATCGTTTTGATGTAAAAGGATTCAAACGCGGCGGATATCATATTCATCAGGTTAGCATTATCTACCACGGCAAAAAGCAAACGGTTCAACCCATTATCTCTGACACACGCATGCAAATCCGGTTAGGCCAGCCTGTAAAGCCGAGAGGTGATAGTATTACTATTCAGGTAAGCTATGATTTCGCTATTCCTGAATACGGAGCTGATCGCATGGGGCGCCTGTATACCAAAAACGGCGTGGTATATGAAATTGCCCAATGGTACCCGCGCATGGAAGTGTATGATGATGTGATGGGCTGGAATACACTGCCATACATGGGATTGGGAGAATTTTACTGTGAATACGGAAATTTTGATTATTACATCACGGCTCCTGCTGATATGATTGTGGTGGGGTCTGGCGATCTAATGAATCCGGAACAGGTGCTGACCCGTACCGAAATAGAACGCCTGCAGAAAGCCTGGCAGAGCGATAGCACCGTGATGATCATTCGTGAAAATGAAATAGGCAAACCTGAAACCCGACCTGTGCATTCCGGTAATCTGACCTGGCATTTCCGTATGCTTAATACCCGCGATGTTTCGTGGGCAGCTTCCAAAGCCTTTATGTGGGATGCAGCCCGCGTAAACCTCCCCAGCGGCCGGAAAGCCCTGGCACAATCAGTCTACCCGGTTGAAAGTGCGGGCGCACATGCGTATGGCCGTTCTACGGAATATCTGAAACACAGCATCGAGATTTATTCAAAGGCTTATTATGAATATCCCTGGAATTCGGCCGTGAGCGTAGCCGGTGTGGCGCTGGGTATGGAATATCCTGGCATTATCTTCTGCCGGCACGATCTGCAGGATGGTGAACTATGGGGTGATATCACCCATGAAATTGGCCACAACTGGTTTCCTATGATTGTAGGTTCCAATGAACGCCGGTATATGTGGCAAGACGAAGGATTCAACACTTTCATCAATGAATATGCAACCCGGATGTTCAATCACGGAGAATATTACAATGCCGCAGATCACCCTGCATTGTATCTGGCCAGAGCCATGCAACGTGAGCAGGATCCGTTGATGACTCCGCCCGAGGCCATGAGCCTGAATGAATACGGCCTGTATTATTCCAAAACCGCACTGGCACTGGATATCCTGCGTGACTGGGTTTTGGGCCCTCAACGGTTTGACTATGCCTTCCGGACATATATCCAACGCTGGGCATTTAAACATCCCCAACCGGAGGATTTCTTCCGTACCATGGAAAATGCCGGCGGGGAAGACCTGGGCTGGTTCTGGAAAGAATGGTTCTATACCACATGGACGCTAGACCAGGCCGTGGATACCGTGATTTACGCAAACAACGATCCTTCCAAAGGCTGCTATATTACGCTCAGCAATCGAGATCGCATGGCTTTGCCGGTACTCATTCGCATTGAGGAAACCAATGGCCAGTCGCATTTCCTGCAATTGCCCGTGGAAATCTGGCAAAGGGGAGGGAAATGGACATTCTTTTATCCAACTACTTCCCGGGTAAAATCTGTGATACTCGATCCTGACGATCAGTTCCCCGATGTGGATCGGAGCAACAACCAGTGGCCCAGATAA